A window from Gossypium raimondii isolate GPD5lz chromosome 7, ASM2569854v1, whole genome shotgun sequence encodes these proteins:
- the LOC105786451 gene encoding cyclin-dependent kinase G-2 yields MAAGRVDVPRRTDVGNLNWVDKNGYDYPSTRRNDGFNLGPRRCGLEDVMRVKSDLAPMLDDGVQQPAQKKRKFSPIVWDVEEKEVRISSRNGALDAVRAPLFANLVENSLPKSTVSDFSSVLSPLVGQQCEGDEQEQDMTGKEKRLGPNIFTSRWASDSDDEDDSRSKEKIRRSSSLESGEFEREELEGDGVLSNERSSSVLSAWKDEDMECKLESDGVMDIDGTFGEDASDDQSDSDVEELAGGMNMLLGCRSVYEYERLNKISEGTYGVVFRARDKKTGEIVALKKVKILDRRELEEFGFPLTSLREINILASFNHPSIVKVKEVVVDDHDNVYMVMEYMEHDLKALMESMKWPFSTSDVKCLMLQLLEGVKYLHDNWVLHRDLKTSNLLLSSQGELKICDFGMARQYGSPQKPYTTKVVTQWYRAPELLLGAKTYSTAVDMWSVGCIMAEMLAKQPLFKGTSEIDQLRKIFDTLGTPNEKIWAGFSELPGSKANYSKQRYNLLRKKFPVASFTGSAVLSDAGFDLLNRLLTYDPEKRITADDALKHDWFRELPLPKSKEFLPTFRPKV; encoded by the exons ATGGCGGCAGGGCGAGTTGATGTTCCTAGGAGAACTGATGTTGGGAATTTGAATTGGGTCGATAAGAATGGTTACGATTACCCATCTACCAGGCGTAATGATGGGTTCAATTTGGGTCCTAGGCGATGTGGGTTAGAGGATGTTATGAGAGTTAAGAGTGATTTAGCCCCGATGTTGGATGATGGGGTTCAGCAGCCCGCACAGAAAAAGAGGAAGTTTTCCCCGATTGTATGGGACGTAGAAGAGAAGGAAGTGAGAATTTCGTCTAGGAATGGAGCCCTAGATGCAGTTAGGGCCCCGCTGTTTGCGAATCTAGTGGAGAATTCGCTTCCCAAGTCTACGGTGTCTGATTTTAGTTCTGTTTTATCTCCGCTTGTTGGCCAGCAATGTGAGGGTGATGAACAAGAACAAGATATGACGGGAAAAGAGAAACGTCTAGGGCCTAACATATTCACATCTCGTTGGGCCTCTGATagtgatgatgaagatgattctCGAAGCAAGGAAAAGATTAGGAGGAGTTCGAGTCTAGAGAGTGGAGAGTTTGAAAGAGAGGAATTGGAAGGAGATGGGGTGCTGTCCAACGAAAGAAGTAGCAGTGTATTGTCTGCTTGGAAGGATGAAGATATGGAATGCAAGTTGGAATCGGATGGTGTGATGGACATTGATGGAACATTTGGTGAAGATGCTTCTGATGATCAGTCAGATTCAGATGTTGAAGAGTTAGCTGGAGGTATGAACATGCTTTTGGGTTGCAGAAGTGTGTATGAATATGAAAGATTGAACAAAATAAGTGAAGGTACATATGGTGTTGTTTTTAGAGCTAGGGATAAGAAGACGGGTGAAATCGTGGCCTTGAAGAAGGTAAAGATTCTAGACAGAAGAGAATTAGAAGAATTCGGTTTCCCTTTGACATCACTGAGGGAAATTAACATTCTTGCTTCTTTTAACCACCCTTCAATTGTGAAAGTTAAAGAAGTTGTTGTAGATGACCATGACAATGTTTACATGGTTATGGAGTATATGGAACATGACTTGAAGGCTCTAATGGAGTCCATGAAATGGCCCTTTAGTACAAGTGATGTTAAATGTTTGATGCTACAACTATTGGAGGGTGTTAAATATCTTCATGATAATTGGGTGCTCCATAGGGATTTGAAAACATCCAATCTTCTCTTGAGCAGCCAAGGGGAACTGAAAATATGTGATTTTGGTATGGCGCGCCAGTATGGAAGCCCTCAAAAGCCATATACAACTAAAGTGGTTACACAGTGGTATAG AGCACCTGAACTTTTACTTGGAGCAAAGACGTATTCAACAGCAGTTGACATGTGGTCCGTAGGCTGTATAATGGCAGAGATGTTAGCTAAGCAACCCTTATTCAAAGGGACAAGTGAAATTGATCAGCTTCGCAAG ATCTTTGATACTCTTGGTACTCCAAATGAGAAGATTTGGGCTGGCTTTTCTGAATTACCTGGGTCCAAGGCAAATTATTCTAAGCAACG GTATAATTTGTTGCGTAAAAAGTTCCCTGTGGCATCTTTCACAGGATCTGCTGTTCTTTCTGATGCtggatttgatttattaaacaGGCTTCTTACATACGATCCTGAAAAG AGAATAACAGCTGATGATGCTCTTAAACATGATTGGTTCCGTGAGCTTCCTCTACCAAAATCTAAAGAATTCTTGCCAACTTTCCGCCCTAAAGTTTGA
- the LOC105786416 gene encoding 4-coumarate--CoA ligase-like 9: MAERYPNRLMDPKTGFCRQTGIYSCLRPSVPLPPISQPLSAAEFCFSIFNSTFTDGATTFSVNTTTGKTLSYSQFVSQVRSLTYSLQQRYSLSQNDVAFILSPPSIHIPVVYFALLSLGIVVSPANPLSSNSEIAHQIQLSKPVVAFVTSETSHKIPSLKHGTVLLDSPEFLSLLTQSNIVNGITKSVKVNQSDTAAILYSSGTTGRVKGVMMTHRNLIAMMTVIHHLNTNQGQGNEKPPRSVTFFTVPLFHVFGFFMLLAVVLLGNTVVLVERFDFEEMLRAVEKYKVTGMPVSPPLVVAFVKSDLTRKYDLSSLQRLGCGGAPLGKDIAMRFNEKFPGVLLVQGYGLTETSGGATSVIGPEEAAQYGSVGRLAENMEGKIVDPETGEALPPGRRGELWLRGPTVMKGYVGDEKATAETLDSEGWLKTGDICYFDSEGFLYVVDRLKELIKYKAYQVPPAELEHLLLSHPEIVDAAVIPYPNEEAGQIPMAYVVRNPGSNITEAQVMDFIAKQVAPHKKIRRVVFINSIPKTPAGKILRRELVNHSLSNGLSKL, translated from the exons atggCGGAAAGGTATCCAAACCGTTTAATGGATCCGAAAACCGGATTTTGTCGCCAAACCGGAATTTATAGTTGCCTTAGACCGTCTGTCCCTTTGCCGCCAATCAGTCAACCGCTTTCCGCCGCCGAATTTTGTTTCTCCATTTTCAACAGTACTTTCACCGACGGCGCCACCACTTTCTCCGTCAACACAACCACCGGCAAAACGCTATCTTACTCCCAATTCGTTTCTCAAGTCCGCTCCCTTACTTACTCTCTGCAACAACGTTACTCTCTTTCCCAAAACGACGTCGCTTTCATCCTCTCACCGCCATCGATTCATATCCCCGTGGTTTACTTCGCTTTGTTGTCGTTAGGAATCGTCGTTTCTCCTGCAAATCCTCTTAGTTCCAACTCGGAAATCGCTCACCAGATCCAACTCAGTAAACCAGTTGTTGCCTTCGTTACTTCAGAAACCTCTCATAAAATTCCTTCTCTTAAACACGGAACTGTTCTCCTCGACTCGCCCGAGTTTCTCTCCTTGTTAACTCAGTCCAATATCGTTAACGGCATCACTAAAAGTGTAAAGGTTAACCAGTCCGACACTGCTGCGATATTGTATTCTTCAGGAACCACCGGCCGAGTCAAAGGCGTGATGATGACTCACCGAAACCTAATCGCAATGATGACGGTGATTCATCACCTAAATACGAACCAAGGCCAAGGTAACGAGAAGCCGCCGCGGTCGGTGACGTTTTTCACGGTGCCTTTGTTCCACGTGTTTGGTTTCTTTATGTTGTTGGCGGTGGTTCTGTTAGGTAATACAGTCGTTTTGGTGGAGAGGTTTGATTTCGAAGAAATGTTAAGAGCAGTTGAGAAGTACAAGGTTACAGGCATGCCGGTGTCGCCGCCGCTTGTGGTGGCGTTTGTTAAATCGGACTTGACAAGAAAATACGACTTGAGTTCGCTTCAAAGGCTTGGCTGCGGCGGCGCGCCGCTTGGGAAGGACATTGCTATGCGGTTCAATGAGAAGTTCCCCGGTGTGTTATTGGTCCAG GGGTATGGGCTGACTGAGACCAGTGGCGGAGCAACCAGTGTAATAGGGCCTGAGGAGGCAGCTCAGTACGGTTCGGTTGGCCGCCTTGCTGAAAACATGGAAGGCAAGATAGTTGATCCTGAAACTGGTGAAGCATTGCCTCCTGGGCGGAGAGGAGAACTATGGTTGAGAGGGCCAACAGTCATGAAAG gttatGTAGGTGATGAGAAGGCAACAGCAGAAACCTTGGACTCAGAAGGGTGGTTAAAAACTGGTGACATTTGTTATTTTGATTCTGAAGGGTTTCTCTATGTTGTTGATAGGTTGAAAGAATTGATCAAATACAAAGCCTATCAG GTCCCTCCAGCTGAATTGGAACATTTACTTCTCTCCCATCCAGAAATCGTTGATGCTGCGGTGATTCC GTACCCGAATGAAGAAGCGGGACAGATTCCCATGGCATATGTAGTCAGGAACCCTGGAAGTAACATTACAGAGGCACAAGTCATGGATTTCATTGCAAAACAA GTTGCACCGCACAAGAAGATCCGACGAgttgtttttataaattcaataccGAAAACTCCGGCAGGGAAGATCTTAAGGAGGGAACTCGTTAATCATTCTCTATCTAATGGTTTATCTAAATTATAG
- the LOC128042384 gene encoding 4-coumarate--CoA ligase-like 9 has translation MAETDPKRLMDPKTGFSHQTGTYSSLRPPLPLPPINQPLSVAEFCLSLLYRTSTDGSTAFVVNEIAGESLSYSQFVSQVRSLAYSLQQRYSLSQNDVAFVVSPPSIHIPVVYFALLSLGIIVSPSNPLSSNSEIAHQIQLSKSVIAFATSKTFHKIPSLKHGNILLDSPEFLSMLTQSNVDNIMKSVKVNQSDMAAILYSSGTTGRVKGVMVTHRNLIGIMAIIHRYNMNQGKDNDKPPRRPVTFFTLPLFHVFGFFMLLGMVLSASTVVLVERFDFEEMLRAVEKYKVTGMPVSPPVVVAFVKSDLTKKYNLSSLQRLGCGGASLGEEMAQRFKKKFPNVLLTQLPFIWLKYALSPSIFYLKMST, from the coding sequence ATGGCGGAAACGGATCCCAAACGTTTAATGGATCCGAAAACCGGATTCAGTCACCAAACCGGAACTTACAGTAGCCTTAGACCGCCCCTCCCTTTGCCGCCTATCAATCAACCGCTTTCCGTCGCCGAATTTTGTCTCTCCCTTTTATATCGGACTTCCACCGACGGCTCCACCGCTTTCGTCGTCAATGAAATCGCCGGCGAATCGCTATCTTACTCTCAATTCGTTTCTCAAGTACGTTCCCTAGCTTATTCTCTACAGCAGCGTTACTCTCTTTCCCAAAACGACGTCGCTTTCGTTGTCTCACCGCCTTCGATTCATATTCCCGTTGTTTACTTCGCTTTGCTGTCTTTGGGGATCATCGTTTCTCCCTCAAATCCACTCAGTTCCAACTCGGAAATCGCTCACCAGATCCAACTCAGTAAATCCGTTATTGCCTTCGCTACTTCAAAAACCTTCCATAAAATCCCTTCTCTTAAACACGGAAACATACTCCTCGACTCGCCCGAGTTTCTCTCCATGTTAACTCAGTCCAATGTCGATAACATCATGAAAAGCGTGAAGGTAAACCAGTCCGACATGGCAGCGATATTGTATTCTTCTGGAACCACCGGCCGAGTTAAAGGCGTGATGGTGACTCACCGAAACCTAATCGGAATTATGGCGATTATTCATCGCTATAACATGAATCAAGGCAAAGATAACGATAAGCCGCCGCGGCGACCGGTGACGTTTTTCACGCTGCCTTTGTTCCACGTTTTCGGTTTCTTTATGTTGTTGGGGATGGTTTTGTCAGCGAGTACAGTGGTTTTGGTAGAGAGATTTGATTTCGAGGAAATGCTAAGAGCAGTTGAAAAGTACAAGGTTACAGGCATGCCAGTGTCGCCGCCGGTTGTGGTGGCGTTTGTTAAATcggatttgacaaaaaaatacaatttaagcTCGCTTCAAAGACTTGGCTGCGGTGGCGCGTCGCTTGGAGAGGAAATGGCTCAGCGATTCAAGAAGAAGTTCCCCAATGTGCTATTGACGCAGCTACcttttatttggttaaaatatgctcttagtccttctattttttatttgaagatGTCAAcctaa